From Vigna radiata var. radiata cultivar VC1973A unplaced genomic scaffold, Vradiata_ver6 scaffold_23, whole genome shotgun sequence, the proteins below share one genomic window:
- the LOC106778592 gene encoding transcription factor GTE4-like isoform X1: MASGQIGGDDGSKKEQRYTESKVYTRKAFKGPKNKVNAVNVAPHTTAATITNDGDDSSGAITAAHYNSKDNITVDNGNTRAKDNCNNALVQQGLEDGNSARPYVNRALNDSSSVPGLPEWLPGPGSFVRLRLDWRSKPELMRRLESELNMVRSLVSRIEQKLGMIGAYGNSDMMVDSGTGNRVGTKRTHSEVASAVVPPREPSQPLHQLSVSVLENSQGVGETVEKEKRTPKANQFYRNSEFLLGKEKFPPSGSNKKSKLNGKKHGAAEMGHGMGLKLLKSCGSLLEKLMKHKHGWVFNAPVDVEGLGLHDYFDIITHPMDLGAVKSKLNKNLYKSPKEFAEDVRLTFRNAMTYNPKGQDVHIMAEQLSDLFEERWAVIESNYNHEIRFDQDYGAAGPSPPPLSRKAPAFRPPPIDTRRILDRSESMTQPPKIMSITPSSRTPAPKKPKAKDPHKRDMTYEEKQKLSTNLQGLPSEKLDAIVQIIKKRNSALSQHDEEIEVDIDSVDTETLWELDRFVTNYKKSLSKNKRKLELALQARAQAEQNALQKSPAPVMAEISEEAQTEDEGNPTPSLPAQEEVQADGSKTSGSSSSSSDSGSSSSVTLINYLVKRYLDHYYSCYCMLTSAFRFGQVFCLIFIYFILADSDTGSSSASGSDAG, encoded by the exons ATGGCTTCGGGACAAATTGGTGGAGATGATGGCAGCAAAAAGGAGCAGAGATACACCGAGAGCAAGGTCTACACCAGGAAAGCGTTTAAAGGTCCTAAGAACAAAGTCAACGCCGTGAACGTCGCTCCTCATACTACCGCTGCAACTATTACCAACGACGGCGACGACAGTTCGGGTGCCATTACCGCCGCGCATTACAACAGTAAGGATAACATCACTGTCGATAACGGTAATACTAGGGCTAAGGATAATTGCAATAACGCCTTGGTTCAGCAGGGCCTGGAGGATGGAAATTCAGCTCGGCCGTACGTGAATCGTGCTTTGAACGACTCTTCCAGTGTTCCCGGCTTACCAGAATGGTTGCCGGGACCGGGGAGTTTTGTTAGGCTAAGGTTGGATTGGCGGTCTAAGCCGGAATTAATGAGGAGGCTTGAGAGTGAGCTCAATATGGTTAGGAGTTTGGTGAGTAGGATTGAACAGAAGTTGGGGATGATTGGTGCGTATGGTAATTCAGATATGATGGTGGATAGTGGGACTGGTAATAGGGTTGGAACAAAGCGTACTCATTCGGAGGTGGCCTCGGCTGTTGTTCCACCACGAGAGCCTTCCCAACCTTTGCATCAGTTGAGCGTATCAGTGTTGGAGAATAGTCAAGGGGTTGGTGAAACCGTTGAGAAGGAGAAGAGGACGCCCAAGGCGAACCAGTTCTATCGCAATTCGGAGTTCTTGCTTGGGAAAGAAAAGTTTCCACCTTCAGGGAGTAACAAGAAGTCTAAATTGAATGggaagaagcatggtgcagctGAGATGGGACATGGAATGGGATTGAAGCTTTTGAAGAGTTGTGGCTCGTTGCTTGAGAAATTGATGAAGCACAAGCATGGTTGGGTGTTTAATGCTCCAGTTGACGTTGAGGGTCTTGGTTTACAcgattattttgatataatcACGCATCCAATGGACCTGGGTGCTGTGAAGTCAAAGCTGAACAAGAATTTGTACAAGTCACCCAAGGAGTTTGCTGAGGATGTGAGACTTACATTTCGCAATGCCATGACTTATAATCCCAAAGGACAAGACGTTCATATAATGGCTGAGCAGCTGTCAGATTTATTTGAGGAGAGATGGGCTGTAATAGAGTCAAATTACAACCACGAAATTAGATTTGACCAAGATTATGGTGCGGCTGGCCCTTCACCTCCACCTCTGTCTAGAAAGGCTCCTGCATTTCGGCCCCCGCCTATTGATACGAGACGGATTTTGGATAGGTCAGAATCAATGACACAACCTCCAAAAATCATGAGCATCACTCCTTCGTCTCGAACCCCTGCTCCCAAAAAGCCTAAGGCGAAAGACCCTCATAAAAGAGACATGACATATGAGGAAAAGCAAAAACTCAGCACAAACCTTCAGGGTCTACCTTCTGAGAAGCTAGATGCCATTGTACAGATCATTAAGAAGAGAAATTCGGCTCTTTCCCAGCATGATGAAGAAATTGAAGTGGACATTGATAGTGTGGATACGGAGACTCTCTGGGAGCTTGATAGATTTGTGACCAACTATAAGAAAAGTTTGAGCAAAAATAAGAGGAAGCTTGAACTTGCTCTTCAAGCTAGAGCACAAGCTGAGCAGAATGCCCTGCAAAAg AGTCCGGCACCGGTTATGGCTGAGATTTCAGAAGAAGCACAAACAG AAGATGAAGGAAATCCTACCCCATCCTTGCCCGCTCAAGAAGAAGTTCAAGCGGATGGGAGCAAGACAAGTGGTTCAAGCAGCTCCAGCAGTGATTCAGGCTCTTCATCAAGtgttactttgattaattatttagtCAAGAGATATCTTGACCATTATTATTCTTGCTACTGCATGCTCACTTCTGCTTTTCGTTTTGGTCAAGTGTTCTgtctgatttttatttattttattcttgcaGATTCTGATACTGGTAGTTCCTCAGCCTCTGGGTCTGATGCTGGGTAA
- the LOC106778592 gene encoding transcription factor GTE4-like isoform X3 — MASGQIGGDDGSKKEQRYTESKVYTRKAFKGPKNKVNAVNVAPHTTAATITNDGDDSSGAITAAHYNSKDNITVDNGNTRAKDNCNNALVQQGLEDGNSARPYVNRALNDSSSVPGLPEWLPGPGSFVRLRLDWRSKPELMRRLESELNMVRSLVSRIEQKLGMIGAYGNSDMMVDSGTGNRVGTKRTHSEVASAVVPPREPSQPLHQLSVSVLENSQGVGETVEKEKRTPKANQFYRNSEFLLGKEKFPPSGSNKKSKLNGKKHGAAEMGHGMGLKLLKSCGSLLEKLMKHKHGWVFNAPVDVEGLGLHDYFDIITHPMDLGAVKSKLNKNLYKSPKEFAEDVRLTFRNAMTYNPKGQDVHIMAEQLSDLFEERWAVIESNYNHEIRFDQDYGAAGPSPPPLSRKAPAFRPPPIDTRRILDRSESMTQPPKIMSITPSSRTPAPKKPKAKDPHKRDMTYEEKQKLSTNLQGLPSEKLDAIVQIIKKRNSALSQHDEEIEVDIDSVDTETLWELDRFVTNYKKSLSKNKRKLELALQARAQAEQNALQKSPAPVMAEISEEAQTEDEGNPTPSLPAQEEVQADGSKTSGSSSSSSDSGSSSNSDTGSSSASGSDAG; from the exons ATGGCTTCGGGACAAATTGGTGGAGATGATGGCAGCAAAAAGGAGCAGAGATACACCGAGAGCAAGGTCTACACCAGGAAAGCGTTTAAAGGTCCTAAGAACAAAGTCAACGCCGTGAACGTCGCTCCTCATACTACCGCTGCAACTATTACCAACGACGGCGACGACAGTTCGGGTGCCATTACCGCCGCGCATTACAACAGTAAGGATAACATCACTGTCGATAACGGTAATACTAGGGCTAAGGATAATTGCAATAACGCCTTGGTTCAGCAGGGCCTGGAGGATGGAAATTCAGCTCGGCCGTACGTGAATCGTGCTTTGAACGACTCTTCCAGTGTTCCCGGCTTACCAGAATGGTTGCCGGGACCGGGGAGTTTTGTTAGGCTAAGGTTGGATTGGCGGTCTAAGCCGGAATTAATGAGGAGGCTTGAGAGTGAGCTCAATATGGTTAGGAGTTTGGTGAGTAGGATTGAACAGAAGTTGGGGATGATTGGTGCGTATGGTAATTCAGATATGATGGTGGATAGTGGGACTGGTAATAGGGTTGGAACAAAGCGTACTCATTCGGAGGTGGCCTCGGCTGTTGTTCCACCACGAGAGCCTTCCCAACCTTTGCATCAGTTGAGCGTATCAGTGTTGGAGAATAGTCAAGGGGTTGGTGAAACCGTTGAGAAGGAGAAGAGGACGCCCAAGGCGAACCAGTTCTATCGCAATTCGGAGTTCTTGCTTGGGAAAGAAAAGTTTCCACCTTCAGGGAGTAACAAGAAGTCTAAATTGAATGggaagaagcatggtgcagctGAGATGGGACATGGAATGGGATTGAAGCTTTTGAAGAGTTGTGGCTCGTTGCTTGAGAAATTGATGAAGCACAAGCATGGTTGGGTGTTTAATGCTCCAGTTGACGTTGAGGGTCTTGGTTTACAcgattattttgatataatcACGCATCCAATGGACCTGGGTGCTGTGAAGTCAAAGCTGAACAAGAATTTGTACAAGTCACCCAAGGAGTTTGCTGAGGATGTGAGACTTACATTTCGCAATGCCATGACTTATAATCCCAAAGGACAAGACGTTCATATAATGGCTGAGCAGCTGTCAGATTTATTTGAGGAGAGATGGGCTGTAATAGAGTCAAATTACAACCACGAAATTAGATTTGACCAAGATTATGGTGCGGCTGGCCCTTCACCTCCACCTCTGTCTAGAAAGGCTCCTGCATTTCGGCCCCCGCCTATTGATACGAGACGGATTTTGGATAGGTCAGAATCAATGACACAACCTCCAAAAATCATGAGCATCACTCCTTCGTCTCGAACCCCTGCTCCCAAAAAGCCTAAGGCGAAAGACCCTCATAAAAGAGACATGACATATGAGGAAAAGCAAAAACTCAGCACAAACCTTCAGGGTCTACCTTCTGAGAAGCTAGATGCCATTGTACAGATCATTAAGAAGAGAAATTCGGCTCTTTCCCAGCATGATGAAGAAATTGAAGTGGACATTGATAGTGTGGATACGGAGACTCTCTGGGAGCTTGATAGATTTGTGACCAACTATAAGAAAAGTTTGAGCAAAAATAAGAGGAAGCTTGAACTTGCTCTTCAAGCTAGAGCACAAGCTGAGCAGAATGCCCTGCAAAAg AGTCCGGCACCGGTTATGGCTGAGATTTCAGAAGAAGCACAAACAG AAGATGAAGGAAATCCTACCCCATCCTTGCCCGCTCAAGAAGAAGTTCAAGCGGATGGGAGCAAGACAAGTGGTTCAAGCAGCTCCAGCAGTGATTCAGGCTCTTCATCAA ATTCTGATACTGGTAGTTCCTCAGCCTCTGGGTCTGATGCTGGGTAA
- the LOC106778592 gene encoding transcription factor GTE4-like isoform X4, with amino-acid sequence MASGQIGGDDGSKKEQRYTESKVYTRKAFKGPKNKVNAVNVAPHTTAATITNDGDDSSGAITAAHYNSKDNITVDNGNTRAKDNCNNALVQQGLEDGNSARPYVNRALNDSSSVPGLPEWLPGPGSFVRLRLDWRSKPELMRRLESELNMVRSLVSRIEQKLGMIGAYGNSDMMVDSGTGNRVGTKRTHSEVASAVVPPREPSQPLHQLSVSVLENSQGVGETVEKEKRTPKANQFYRNSEFLLGKEKFPPSGSNKKSKLNGKKHGAAEMGHGMGLKLLKSCGSLLEKLMKHKHGWVFNAPVDVEGLGLHDYFDIITHPMDLGAVKSKLNKNLYKSPKEFAEDVRLTFRNAMTYNPKGQDVHIMAEQLSDLFEERWAVIESNYNHEIRFDQDYGAAGPSPPPLSRKAPAFRPPPIDTRRILDRSESMTQPPKIMSITPSSRTPAPKKPKAKDPHKRDMTYEEKQKLSTNLQGLPSEKLDAIVQIIKKRNSALSQHDEEIEVDIDSVDTETLWELDRFVTNYKKSLSKNKRKLELALQARAQAEQNALQKSPAPVMAEISEEAQTDEGNPTPSLPAQEEVQADGSKTSGSSSSSSDSGSSSNSDTGSSSASGSDAG; translated from the exons ATGGCTTCGGGACAAATTGGTGGAGATGATGGCAGCAAAAAGGAGCAGAGATACACCGAGAGCAAGGTCTACACCAGGAAAGCGTTTAAAGGTCCTAAGAACAAAGTCAACGCCGTGAACGTCGCTCCTCATACTACCGCTGCAACTATTACCAACGACGGCGACGACAGTTCGGGTGCCATTACCGCCGCGCATTACAACAGTAAGGATAACATCACTGTCGATAACGGTAATACTAGGGCTAAGGATAATTGCAATAACGCCTTGGTTCAGCAGGGCCTGGAGGATGGAAATTCAGCTCGGCCGTACGTGAATCGTGCTTTGAACGACTCTTCCAGTGTTCCCGGCTTACCAGAATGGTTGCCGGGACCGGGGAGTTTTGTTAGGCTAAGGTTGGATTGGCGGTCTAAGCCGGAATTAATGAGGAGGCTTGAGAGTGAGCTCAATATGGTTAGGAGTTTGGTGAGTAGGATTGAACAGAAGTTGGGGATGATTGGTGCGTATGGTAATTCAGATATGATGGTGGATAGTGGGACTGGTAATAGGGTTGGAACAAAGCGTACTCATTCGGAGGTGGCCTCGGCTGTTGTTCCACCACGAGAGCCTTCCCAACCTTTGCATCAGTTGAGCGTATCAGTGTTGGAGAATAGTCAAGGGGTTGGTGAAACCGTTGAGAAGGAGAAGAGGACGCCCAAGGCGAACCAGTTCTATCGCAATTCGGAGTTCTTGCTTGGGAAAGAAAAGTTTCCACCTTCAGGGAGTAACAAGAAGTCTAAATTGAATGggaagaagcatggtgcagctGAGATGGGACATGGAATGGGATTGAAGCTTTTGAAGAGTTGTGGCTCGTTGCTTGAGAAATTGATGAAGCACAAGCATGGTTGGGTGTTTAATGCTCCAGTTGACGTTGAGGGTCTTGGTTTACAcgattattttgatataatcACGCATCCAATGGACCTGGGTGCTGTGAAGTCAAAGCTGAACAAGAATTTGTACAAGTCACCCAAGGAGTTTGCTGAGGATGTGAGACTTACATTTCGCAATGCCATGACTTATAATCCCAAAGGACAAGACGTTCATATAATGGCTGAGCAGCTGTCAGATTTATTTGAGGAGAGATGGGCTGTAATAGAGTCAAATTACAACCACGAAATTAGATTTGACCAAGATTATGGTGCGGCTGGCCCTTCACCTCCACCTCTGTCTAGAAAGGCTCCTGCATTTCGGCCCCCGCCTATTGATACGAGACGGATTTTGGATAGGTCAGAATCAATGACACAACCTCCAAAAATCATGAGCATCACTCCTTCGTCTCGAACCCCTGCTCCCAAAAAGCCTAAGGCGAAAGACCCTCATAAAAGAGACATGACATATGAGGAAAAGCAAAAACTCAGCACAAACCTTCAGGGTCTACCTTCTGAGAAGCTAGATGCCATTGTACAGATCATTAAGAAGAGAAATTCGGCTCTTTCCCAGCATGATGAAGAAATTGAAGTGGACATTGATAGTGTGGATACGGAGACTCTCTGGGAGCTTGATAGATTTGTGACCAACTATAAGAAAAGTTTGAGCAAAAATAAGAGGAAGCTTGAACTTGCTCTTCAAGCTAGAGCACAAGCTGAGCAGAATGCCCTGCAAAAg AGTCCGGCACCGGTTATGGCTGAGATTTCAGAAGAAGCACAAACAG ATGAAGGAAATCCTACCCCATCCTTGCCCGCTCAAGAAGAAGTTCAAGCGGATGGGAGCAAGACAAGTGGTTCAAGCAGCTCCAGCAGTGATTCAGGCTCTTCATCAA ATTCTGATACTGGTAGTTCCTCAGCCTCTGGGTCTGATGCTGGGTAA
- the LOC106778592 gene encoding transcription factor GTE4-like isoform X2 — protein sequence MASGQIGGDDGSKKEQRYTESKVYTRKAFKGPKNKVNAVNVAPHTTAATITNDGDDSSGAITAAHYNSKDNITVDNGNTRAKDNCNNALVQQGLEDGNSARPYVNRALNDSSSVPGLPEWLPGPGSFVRLRLDWRSKPELMRRLESELNMVRSLVSRIEQKLGMIGAYGNSDMMVDSGTGNRVGTKRTHSEVASAVVPPREPSQPLHQLSVSVLENSQGVGETVEKEKRTPKANQFYRNSEFLLGKEKFPPSGSNKKSKLNGKKHGAAEMGHGMGLKLLKSCGSLLEKLMKHKHGWVFNAPVDVEGLGLHDYFDIITHPMDLGAVKSKLNKNLYKSPKEFAEDVRLTFRNAMTYNPKGQDVHIMAEQLSDLFEERWAVIESNYNHEIRFDQDYGAAGPSPPPLSRKAPAFRPPPIDTRRILDRSESMTQPPKIMSITPSSRTPAPKKPKAKDPHKRDMTYEEKQKLSTNLQGLPSEKLDAIVQIIKKRNSALSQHDEEIEVDIDSVDTETLWELDRFVTNYKKSLSKNKRKLELALQARAQAEQNALQKSPAPVMAEISEEAQTDEGNPTPSLPAQEEVQADGSKTSGSSSSSSDSGSSSSVTLINYLVKRYLDHYYSCYCMLTSAFRFGQVFCLIFIYFILADSDTGSSSASGSDAG from the exons ATGGCTTCGGGACAAATTGGTGGAGATGATGGCAGCAAAAAGGAGCAGAGATACACCGAGAGCAAGGTCTACACCAGGAAAGCGTTTAAAGGTCCTAAGAACAAAGTCAACGCCGTGAACGTCGCTCCTCATACTACCGCTGCAACTATTACCAACGACGGCGACGACAGTTCGGGTGCCATTACCGCCGCGCATTACAACAGTAAGGATAACATCACTGTCGATAACGGTAATACTAGGGCTAAGGATAATTGCAATAACGCCTTGGTTCAGCAGGGCCTGGAGGATGGAAATTCAGCTCGGCCGTACGTGAATCGTGCTTTGAACGACTCTTCCAGTGTTCCCGGCTTACCAGAATGGTTGCCGGGACCGGGGAGTTTTGTTAGGCTAAGGTTGGATTGGCGGTCTAAGCCGGAATTAATGAGGAGGCTTGAGAGTGAGCTCAATATGGTTAGGAGTTTGGTGAGTAGGATTGAACAGAAGTTGGGGATGATTGGTGCGTATGGTAATTCAGATATGATGGTGGATAGTGGGACTGGTAATAGGGTTGGAACAAAGCGTACTCATTCGGAGGTGGCCTCGGCTGTTGTTCCACCACGAGAGCCTTCCCAACCTTTGCATCAGTTGAGCGTATCAGTGTTGGAGAATAGTCAAGGGGTTGGTGAAACCGTTGAGAAGGAGAAGAGGACGCCCAAGGCGAACCAGTTCTATCGCAATTCGGAGTTCTTGCTTGGGAAAGAAAAGTTTCCACCTTCAGGGAGTAACAAGAAGTCTAAATTGAATGggaagaagcatggtgcagctGAGATGGGACATGGAATGGGATTGAAGCTTTTGAAGAGTTGTGGCTCGTTGCTTGAGAAATTGATGAAGCACAAGCATGGTTGGGTGTTTAATGCTCCAGTTGACGTTGAGGGTCTTGGTTTACAcgattattttgatataatcACGCATCCAATGGACCTGGGTGCTGTGAAGTCAAAGCTGAACAAGAATTTGTACAAGTCACCCAAGGAGTTTGCTGAGGATGTGAGACTTACATTTCGCAATGCCATGACTTATAATCCCAAAGGACAAGACGTTCATATAATGGCTGAGCAGCTGTCAGATTTATTTGAGGAGAGATGGGCTGTAATAGAGTCAAATTACAACCACGAAATTAGATTTGACCAAGATTATGGTGCGGCTGGCCCTTCACCTCCACCTCTGTCTAGAAAGGCTCCTGCATTTCGGCCCCCGCCTATTGATACGAGACGGATTTTGGATAGGTCAGAATCAATGACACAACCTCCAAAAATCATGAGCATCACTCCTTCGTCTCGAACCCCTGCTCCCAAAAAGCCTAAGGCGAAAGACCCTCATAAAAGAGACATGACATATGAGGAAAAGCAAAAACTCAGCACAAACCTTCAGGGTCTACCTTCTGAGAAGCTAGATGCCATTGTACAGATCATTAAGAAGAGAAATTCGGCTCTTTCCCAGCATGATGAAGAAATTGAAGTGGACATTGATAGTGTGGATACGGAGACTCTCTGGGAGCTTGATAGATTTGTGACCAACTATAAGAAAAGTTTGAGCAAAAATAAGAGGAAGCTTGAACTTGCTCTTCAAGCTAGAGCACAAGCTGAGCAGAATGCCCTGCAAAAg AGTCCGGCACCGGTTATGGCTGAGATTTCAGAAGAAGCACAAACAG ATGAAGGAAATCCTACCCCATCCTTGCCCGCTCAAGAAGAAGTTCAAGCGGATGGGAGCAAGACAAGTGGTTCAAGCAGCTCCAGCAGTGATTCAGGCTCTTCATCAAGtgttactttgattaattatttagtCAAGAGATATCTTGACCATTATTATTCTTGCTACTGCATGCTCACTTCTGCTTTTCGTTTTGGTCAAGTGTTCTgtctgatttttatttattttattcttgcaGATTCTGATACTGGTAGTTCCTCAGCCTCTGGGTCTGATGCTGGGTAA
- the LOC106778491 gene encoding uncharacterized protein LOC106778491, with translation MQLLKLEATMVSLSASHLKPRCFSSSSSSSSSSSCGVKVCPWRGLDEWRESHLNENRKWGEHGPEPQPLFCDSTPLGQASSLAELGSIVLSTSDPLAKSQLSHMAYSMWRRHNLPLGISLPPSRPARPPNPQLVSPKEIPAPKDSGLPLNAYMLHNLAHVELNAIDLAWDTVVRFSPYSEILGEGFFADFAHVADDESRHFSWCSQRLAELGFKYGDMPAHNILWRECEKSSDNVAARLAVIPLVQEARGLDAGPRLVKKLVGFGDNRTSKIVARIADEEIAHVAVGVYWFASVCQKMNCAPGSTFKDLLKEYNVELKGPFNYAARDEAGIPRDWYDDASSMSNQDKKDKDGHKKQLCEVYERLASIIAMEKENSSWTKPPE, from the exons ATGCAGCTTCTGAAACTGGAAGCAACGATGGTATCACTTTCGGCCTCGCATTTGAAGCCCAGatgcttctcttcttcttcttcttcttcttcttcttcttcatgtggTGTCAAGGTTTGTCCATGGCGTGGCCTGGATGAATGGAGGGAGAGCCATCTGAACGAGAATCGCAAGTGGGGGGAGCATGGTCCAGAGCCCCAACCCCTATTCTGTGATTCCACTCCATTGGGGCAAGCTTCTTCCTTGGCTGAGCTTGGTTCTATCGTTCTTTCCACCAGCGACCCTCTTGCCAAGTCCCAGCTTTCTCACATGGCTTACTCCATGTGGCGCCGCCACAACCTTCCCCTTGGCATTTCCCTACCCCCGTCTCGCCCCGCCCGACCACCAAATCCCCAACTG GTTTCTCCTAAGGAAATCCCTGCTCCCAAGGACTCGGGTTTGCCCCTGAATGCTTATATGCTTCATAATCTGGCACACGTTGAGCTCAATGCAATTGATTTGGCGTGGGATACCGTTGTCCGGTTTTCTCCCTATAGTGAAATTTTAGGGGAGGGGTTCTTTGCTGACTTTGCTCATGTTGCTGATGATGAGAGTCGCCACTTCTCTTGGTGTTCACAGAGGCTTGCTGAGCTGGGTTTTAA ATATGGTGACATGCCAGCTCACAATATTCTATGGAGGGAATGTGAGAAATCATCAGACAATGTTGCTGCACGTTTGGCTGTGATCCCGCTCGTCCAG GAGGCTAGAGGACTTGATGCTGGGCCACGCCTGGTGAAAAAATTAGTTGGCTTTGGAGATAATAGGACATCTAAGATTGTGGCAAGAATCGCTGATGAGGAAATTGCACATGTAGCAGTTGGTGTCTACTGGTTTGCTTCTGTCTGTCAAAAAATGAATTGTGCTCCAGGCTCCACTTTTAAAG ACTTACTAAAGGAATACAACGTGGAACTGAAGGGCCCCTTCAACTATGCAGCTCGAGACGAAGCTGGCATTCCCCGTGATTG GTATGATGATGCATCATCCATGAGCAATCAGGACAAGAAAGACAAAGATGGCCACAAGAAACAACTCTGtgaa GTTTACGAGAGGCTGGCATCCATCATTGCTATGGAAAAAGAGAATTCAAGTTGGACCAAACCGCCTGAATGA
- the LOC106778568 gene encoding uncharacterized protein LOC106778568, with protein MCNSDGDCRPLGFLLGLPFAFLALIVSIVGLVIWIVGLLLTCICPCCLCITVIVELALELVKAPLHVMEWCTSQIPC; from the exons atgTGCAACTCAGATGGTGATTGCAGACCCTTGGGTTTTCTCTTGGGTCTTCCCTTTGCTTTTCTTGCCCTCATCGTCTCAATCGTTGGCCTCGTCATCTGGATCGTCGG GTTGTTGTTGACATGCATATGCCCCTGCTGCTTGTGTATTACGGTAATAGTGGAGTTGGCATTGGAATTGGTGAAGGCTCCACTGCATGTCATGGAGTGGTGCACCTCTCAGATCCCTTGTTAG
- the LOC106778498 gene encoding LOW QUALITY PROTEIN: uncharacterized protein LOC106778498 (The sequence of the model RefSeq protein was modified relative to this genomic sequence to represent the inferred CDS: deleted 1 base in 1 codon; substituted 1 base at 1 genomic stop codon) — MENTEIKIARFSSCRGVAFEINPNRRNPFAIVSPTKHEQIRTWLWLPWTRTNSFKVLPQPQTISPTRSRGSSHFCDIDIDASDVELEFIAELQDIEKSDKTNGVKVQKLLSRTDPPKRSRLSIILLDQGFTFYKGLFMVCMALNLVALALSTAGYFPYAKTRATLFSIGNILALTLCRSEAVLRVVFWLAVKIIGRPCVSLGIKTATTSFLQSVGGIHSGCGVSSMAWIVYSLVLTLKNKDKTSPEIIGVAFTIFSLILLSSLVWLFIFLSKSYEPSSQTYDLTMSQVVKKQEFWFTLVITILIIIPWLSVRKVQVCVSAPSSHASIIRFEGGVKAGLLGRVSPSPLSEWHAFGIISDGKKEHMMLAGAVGDFTKSLVSTPPKHLWVRTMHFAGLPYLVNLYQRVLLVPRDQGFVCSYHFFCSLVKLMXLVKKYPKEKVMVHDTALSGRPNVAEMTVDAAVRWNVEVVIVTSNPEGSRDVLRACKRANIPAFGPIWDS, encoded by the exons ATGGAAAACACAGAGATAAAGATAGCCAGGTTTTCTAGTTGTCGCGGGGTAGCCTTTGAAATCAATCCTAATAGAAGGAATCCTTTTGCAATTGTATCACCAACAAAGCATGAACAAATTAGAACTTGGCTTTGGCTTCCATGGACTCGAACAAATTCATTCAAAGTTCTTCCTCAGCCTCAAACAATCAGTCCAACAAGGAGCAGGGGCAGCAGCCACTTCTGTGACATTGACATTGATGCTAGTGATGTTGAGCTTGAGTTCATAGCTGAACTTCAAGATATAGAAAAATCAGACAAAACTAATGGTGTTAAGGTGCAGAAGCTGCTTTCAAGAACTGATCCACCAAAGAGGTCAAGGCTGTCCATAATTCTGCTGGATCAAGGGTTCACATTCTACAAAGGGCTATTTATGGTTTGCATGGCCTTGAATTTGGTGGCGTTGGCTCTTTCAACAGCAGGGTATTTCCCTTATGCCAAGACAAGAGCTACACTGTTCTCTATTGGGAACATTCTGGCTCTAACACTGTGTAGAAGTGAAGCAGTTTTGAGAGTTGTTTTCTGGTTGGCTGTGAAGATCATTGGGAGGCCTTGTGTTTCTCTTGGAATCAAAACTGCCACCACTTCGTTCCTTCAAAGTGTTGGAGGAATCCATAGTGGTTGTGGAGTTTCTTCTATGGCCTGGATTGTTTATTCCCTAGTTCTTACTTtgaaaaacaaagacaaaactTCCCCAGAGATTATTGGAGTTGCTTTCACCATCTTCTCACTCATTCTACTCTCTTCCCTAG TCTGGCTATTCATTTTCCTCTCCAAAAGCTATGAACCTAGCTCACAAACCTATGACTTGACCATGTCTCAGGTGGTCAAGAAGCAAGAGTTCTGGTTCACTTTAGTTATCACAATTCTCATCATCATTCCTTGGCTGAGTGTAAGAAAGGTGCAAGTTTGTGTATCAGCTCCATCGAGCCACGCCTCAATCATCAGGTTTGAAGGGGGTGTCAAAGCAGGTTTACTAGGTAGAGTGAGTCCTTCACCCTTGTCAGAATGGCATGCCTTTGGGATCATATCTGATGGAAAGAAAGAGCACATGATGCTTGCTGGAGCAGTTGGTGACTTCACGAAGTCTTTGGTTAGTACCCCACCAAAGCATCTTTGGGTCCGAACCATGCATTTTGCAGGCTTGCCTTACCTAGTAAATTTGTATCAAAGGGTGTTGTTGGTT CCACGGGATCAGGGATTTGTGTGTTCTTATCATTTCTTTTGCAGCCTAGTAAAGCTGATGT AATTGGTCAAAAAATACCCGAAAGAGAAAGTTATGGTTCATGACACAGCACTTTCTGGTCGTCCCAATGTAGCTGAGATGACCGTGGATGCTGCCGTTAGGTGGAATGTCGAAGTTGTTATTGTTACAAGCAACCCTGAAGGCAGTAGAGACGTCCTTAGGGCATGCAAGAGGGCTAACATCCCTGCCTTTGGCCCCATTTGGGACTCTTGA